In Paenibacillus segetis, the genomic window TGAATCCGGCAGAGCCAGATACAACCCGTGATGTTTCTTATAATCAAATTTTCTCAATTCGGGCGAACTCCCCTAATGCGGATGCTGCGTGGGAATTCCTGAAATTTATTAACGGGGATGAATATGCCAAGATTAAGTCGAGAAGTATGAATAATGAGCTAATGTCACGTATGGGATATAGCAAGGAGTACGATGGTCACAGCCTGGATGTATTCTATAAACTGAAGCCTTCATCAAGCAATAGTTATTCTGGGATGGAGAAAATCCCATCTGAATTTTATGGTCAGTATCAACCGATTATGGATAGAGAGTTGGCTTTAGTTAAAGATAAGAAAAAGACCATAGATGAAGCGCTGGCCACCATTCAAGATGAAGGGCAAGTGGTGCTAGATAAAGCGGTAAAAGACGCAGAAGCTAAGAAAGACAAACCTGCAGATAGTCAGGATAACGCTGATGTAGGTACAAGCACGGATAGTGGTAGCACTGAAACGATTATAATAACGAAATAGACCTATTCTACAATAGAAGGTTAACTCTCTTAGATTTATAGAGGGTTAACCTTCTTTTTTGATATTCTCAAAATATCCTTTATTGGTATATAGTGTAACTAAATTTTCGGATTGTACGTTCTTTTTTTAGGATAAAAATAAAGGATGTGTGATATTGATGAGGGTTAAATTTATACATAAGCTTCTTTTGATTATTATGGGTTGCATGTTAATGGTGAGTTGTACGAATGTTCAACCGATCAAAGAGAAACCCTCGAAGATCAAGATTATGTATAACTGGAGCGAAAGTTCTTTTAATTTACAATATGGGGACATGTTTGCCATGAAGTACCCGAATATCGAATTCGAGGTTGTTAGTTCTCAAGATTTGCGATTAAACACGGGGACCGAAGATTACTATAATAAAATGAACAAGTTTATTGAAGAAGAACAACCTGACGTCCTTATCCTAGACAATTCATCATATGAAACACTTATGTCTAGAGGAATGCTTCTGGAAATGGATCCACTAATTAAACGTGACAATTATGATACACAGGGAATCTATTCTGCTGTTTTGGATATTTTGAAGGAGAAAGGCACAGGTAAGTTATACGGTCTTAGTCCTAATTTTGAAACATCTGTAGTGTATTATAACGTAGATCTATTTAATAAATACGGTATTGAACTCCCACATGATGGGATGAGCTGGCAAGAAATTATGGATGTGGCTAGACTGTTTCCGACAGATGGAGATGAGGACAACCGTGTATATGGATTTAGCATAGGCAATTCACCCCTCTCTATTTCTTATCTTGCTGCATTCATGTTCGCTGAAACACAAGGTTTACAGCCACTGAACAAGAATGCTATGAAAGTTACGGTGAATACTGAGACATGGACAGAAATGTTTAAACTCGCTTTAGATGTCAAGAAGTCAGGTACTCTTTACGAACCCTCGGTCGGATCACTAGGTGGATCGATGGAGAGTAGTCCGTTTTTTAAGGGGCGTGTAGCGATGACAACGGAAGGACCATATCTACTTCAACAATTTAAAGAAAGTCAAAAAACAGTTGAGGGTATAAATCCATTTCAATTGGGAATAGTTTCGGGACCAGTAGACCCAAAGGAACCGGAAATGACCAGGAATATTAGCTTGCGTGAAATCACTTCTATAGCTATGAACTCCGGAAATTCTGATGCTGCATGGGAATTTATCAAATATATCAATGGAGAAGAATTCGCCAAGGCTAAATCTAGACTCGTAAATGGA contains:
- a CDS encoding ABC transporter substrate-binding protein → MGCMLMVSCTNVQPIKEKPSKIKIMYNWSESSFNLQYGDMFAMKYPNIEFEVVSSQDLRLNTGTEDYYNKMNKFIEEEQPDVLILDNSSYETLMSRGMLLEMDPLIKRDNYDTQGIYSAVLDILKEKGTGKLYGLSPNFETSVVYYNVDLFNKYGIELPHDGMSWQEIMDVARLFPTDGDEDNRVYGFSIGNSPLSISYLAAFMFAETQGLQPLNKNAMKVTVNTETWTEMFKLALDVKKSGTLYEPSVGSLGGSMESSPFFKGRVAMTTEGPYLLQQFKESQKTVEGINPFQLGIVSGPVDPKEPEMTRNISLREITSIAMNSGNSDAAWEFIKYINGEEFAKAKSRLVNGTLLSRTGFIKEINGLSLDSFYKLKPILSESSGSSGIPSSLFEIMEREMKLVQENKKSLDEAMNTIQTEGQAALDKEHKEAELNKKEAK